A part of Pungitius pungitius chromosome 15, fPunPun2.1, whole genome shotgun sequence genomic DNA contains:
- the rpe65a gene encoding retinoid isomerohydrolase, with product MVSRFEHPAGGYKKMFETCEELSEPIPATVIGRIPSFLKGSLLRLGPGLFEVGDEPFYHLFDGQALMHKFDFKNGQVTYYRKYLKTDAYVRAITEKRVVITEFGTFAYPDPCKNIFSRFFSYFKGVEVTDNCLVNVYPIGEDYYAVTETNYLTRVNTDTLETLKKVDMCNYVNINGVTAHPHIERDGTVYNIGNCMGKGATLAYNIVRIPPTQKDKSDPIEKSKVVVQFPSYERFKPAYVHSFGMSENYFVFVETPVKINLLKFLSAWSIRGSNYMDCFESNESQGTLFHLARKEPGEYIDHKYKGAPIGMFHHINTYEDQGFIVVDLCGWKGFEFVYNYLWLANLRANWEEVKKAAMMAPQPEVRRYVIPLDIHKEEQGKNLVSLPYTTATATMHADGTIWLEPEVLFSGPRQAFEFPQINYKKYGGKNYTYAYGLGLNHFIPDRICKLNVKTKETWVWQEPDSYPSEPLFVQTPDGMDEDDGVLLTIVVSPGSQRPGYLLILNAKDMSEIARAEVECPMPVTFHGMYKP from the exons ATGGTCAGCCG ATTTGAACACCCAGCTGGTGGCTACAAGAAGATGTTTGAGACATGCGAGGAGCTGTCTGAGCCTATTCCAGCGACAGTCATTG GTAGGATTCCTTCATTTCTGAAGGGAAGTCTTCTCCGTTTAGGACCTGGGCTTTTTGAGGTTGGAGACGAACCTTTCTACCACCTCTTCGATGGCCAGGCCCTCATGCACAAATTCGACTTCAAAAACGGACAGGTCACCTACTACCGAAA GTATCTTAAAACAGACGCCTACGTGAGAGCCATCACAGAGAAACGCGTGGTGATCACAGAGTTTGGCACCTTTGCGTATCCCGATCCctgcaaaaacattttctccag GTTTTTCTCTTACTTCAAGGGCGTTGAGGTCACAGACAACTGCCTGGTGAACGTTTACCCCATTGGTGAGGATTACTACGCCGTAACAGAAACCAACTACCTCACTAGAGTGAACACGGATACCCTGGAGACGCTGAAGAAG GTCGACATGTGTAACTACGTGAACATCAACGGAGTGACGGCCCACCCTCACATCGAGAGAGACGGGACGGTGTATAACATCGGAAACTGCATGGGGAAGGGAGCCACGCTGGCCTACAACATTGTCAGGATTCCACCCACACAGAAAG atAAGTCTGATCCCATTGAGAAGTCCAAGGTGGTGGTGCAGTTCCCCAGTTATGAGAGGTTCAAGCCCGCCTAtgtgcacag CTTCGGCATGTCAGAAAACTACTTTGTCTTCGTGGAGACCCCAGTGAAAATCAACCTGCTGAAGTTCCTGAGTGCTTGGAGCATCCGAGGCTCAAACTACATGGACTGTTTTGAGTCCAATGAGAGCCAAGGG ACCTTGTTCCACCTCGCCAGGAAAGAACCAGGAGAGTACATTGATCACAAGTACAAAGGGGCCCCCATTGGCATGTTTCATCACATCAACACCTACGAGGACCAAGGCTTCATTGTTGTTGACCTCTGTGGATGGAAAGG TTTCGAGTTTGTTTACAACTACCTCTGGTTGGCCAACCTGAGAGCCAACTGGGAAGAGGTGAAGAAGGCGGCCATGATGGCGCCACAGCCGGAGGTCCGCAGATATGTGATTCCCCTGGACATCCACAAG gaggagcaggggaaGAACCTCGTCAGCCTGCCGTACACCACAGCCACAGCGACGATGCACGCCGATGGGACCATCTGGCTGGAGCCGGAGGTGCTCTTCTCCGGGCCTCGCCAAG cGTTCGAGTTCCCTCAGATCAACTACAAGAAGTACGGAGGAAAGAATTACACGTACGCCTACGGCTTGGGCCTCAACCATTTCATACCAGACAGG ATCTGCAAGTTGAATGTGAAGACCAAGGAGACCTGGGTGTGGCAGGAGCCGGACTCCTACCCCTCAGAGCCCCTGTTTGTCCAGACTCCCGACGGGATGGACGAAGACGACG GGGTGCTGCTGACCATCGTGGTGTCTCCGGGCTCTCAGAGGCCGGGTtacctcctcatcctcaacGCCAAGGACATGTCCGAGATCGCCAGGGCAGAAGTGGAGTGCCCCATGCCCGTCACTTTCCACGGGATGTACAAACCCTGA